The following are encoded in a window of Solidesulfovibrio magneticus RS-1 genomic DNA:
- a CDS encoding glycosyltransferase family 2 protein, with protein MGKLSVAAVTPSYNQGQFIGRTIDSVLSQGVADLEYVVMDGGSTDETVAVLESYGDRLTFRSERDKGQPDAVNKGIAATTGEVIAWLNSDDVYMPGALQAVLEVFEEHPDVDVVYGDGDHIDVHDAFIEAYPVQPFDLTRLKERCIICQPAAFVRRRAVERFGVLDLRWQYTLDYEFWLRLAKGGAVFRYLPRKLAGSRFYPQTKTSGARLKVHAEINDMLRHTFGTTPDRWLCNYAHVLVEEQWGLTGSRLFTPAVALASLGASWRWNRSISPGLWRTVASWLTRGLIRPGGGPA; from the coding sequence ATGGGCAAGCTTAGCGTCGCCGCCGTCACGCCCTCCTACAACCAGGGGCAATTTATTGGCCGCACCATCGACAGCGTGCTGTCCCAGGGTGTGGCCGACCTTGAATACGTGGTCATGGACGGCGGCAGCACCGACGAGACCGTGGCCGTGCTGGAAAGCTACGGCGACCGTCTGACCTTCCGGTCGGAGCGCGACAAGGGCCAGCCCGACGCTGTCAACAAGGGCATTGCCGCCACAACCGGCGAGGTCATTGCCTGGCTCAATTCCGACGATGTGTATATGCCCGGCGCGCTACAAGCAGTGCTTGAGGTGTTTGAAGAACATCCCGACGTGGATGTGGTTTACGGCGACGGCGACCATATCGATGTCCACGACGCCTTCATCGAGGCCTACCCGGTGCAGCCTTTTGATCTCACGCGCCTCAAGGAGCGCTGCATCATCTGCCAGCCGGCTGCCTTCGTGCGCCGCCGGGCCGTGGAGCGCTTCGGCGTCCTGGACCTGCGCTGGCAGTATACCCTGGACTACGAATTCTGGCTGCGACTGGCCAAGGGCGGGGCGGTCTTCCGCTACCTGCCGCGCAAGCTGGCCGGGTCGCGGTTCTACCCCCAGACCAAGACCTCCGGGGCACGGCTGAAAGTCCACGCCGAGATCAACGACATGCTGCGCCACACCTTCGGCACGACCCCGGACCGGTGGCTGTGCAACTACGCCCATGTCCTGGTGGAAGAGCAGTGGGGTTTAACGGGCAGCCGGCTCTTTACCCCGGCCGTGGCCCTGGCGTCGCTGGGGGCATCCTGGCGCTGGAACCGTTCGATCTCGCCGGGGTTATGGCGCACCGTCGCTTCCTGGTTGACGCGGGGCCTTATCCGCCCCGGAGGCGGCCCGGCATGA
- a CDS encoding glycosyltransferase: MRQCWCGMGGLEPFGAEYMLCPGCGTLVSRVEDGERYGRDYWYDHQVADLGQPSIEVRARRDLPERCLGWLKFLLSACLPPGETLELGCAHGGFTALLSRAGFRARGLELDGSVARLAGETFGIEVLAGPLEEQAIAPGSLSAVVLMDVLEHLPDPVGLLRRVAELLAPGGVVLVQTPRFPAGASHERLLAEADPFTRMLLPAEHLYLFSQSAARALFTAAGLPHLRFGTALFPYDMLFLAGKEALADHDDAAVEKALCAQPDGRLTLSMLDLARRAEAAEAEADRLCGGEAPVIGGLEGVVREMASGWVSEGRLPQFVNKALLRVGRVAWFWNKAVKYVLKERGRRAVPAAKATDKALVLVDLTPVLPGGDNGGAKLMTILLLHALCDMRPDWRFVCLTADAAHEELSHLDAPNVERVRASTLGRLRGLAHWRGQPVDLYFCPFTMPYFHHPDVPAVSVVYDLQYAAYPQFFAPDDEAGRERTFLTAARLAERLVCISEFTRQSVLAQGNVPPGRTATVHISLPRRLMRAAPEAVAAARARLELGEARYFLYPANYWPHKNHRMLLTAFGMLAAGRTDDVRLVLTGADTGLRAELGQAAARLGLAERVTFAGYVSDEELSALMTGAAALVFPSLFEGFGMPLVEAMAVGTPIVCSDVTSLPEVGGDAALYFDPKRPDTIVAALSRLLDEPGLVEGLVAKGRERLAAFGGPEDMARKYLAVFEDVLARPVSQSTAVRGLWADGWCGTRLFAAYGPAAHRQWLRATFALPAEAPAARVTVTALVAGRAVGKAQTLKRGGRAAFSLDLPPAGGCVEFLFDGARRGDGQGPGADRRRLSARCEELRLTDGARDVDLRYAGGDHGQA; the protein is encoded by the coding sequence ATGCGGCAGTGTTGGTGCGGGATGGGCGGGTTGGAGCCTTTCGGGGCCGAGTACATGCTGTGCCCGGGCTGCGGCACCTTGGTGTCGCGGGTCGAGGACGGCGAGCGCTACGGCCGGGACTACTGGTACGACCATCAGGTGGCCGACCTGGGCCAGCCGTCCATTGAGGTCCGGGCCCGGCGCGATTTGCCCGAGCGCTGCCTGGGCTGGCTCAAGTTTCTGCTTTCGGCCTGTCTGCCGCCGGGCGAGACGTTGGAGCTGGGTTGTGCCCACGGCGGCTTCACGGCGCTCTTGTCGCGGGCCGGGTTTCGGGCCAGGGGGCTGGAGCTTGACGGCTCGGTGGCCCGGTTGGCCGGGGAAACCTTCGGCATAGAAGTTTTGGCCGGGCCACTGGAGGAGCAGGCCATTGCTCCGGGGAGCCTTTCGGCTGTGGTCCTCATGGACGTGTTGGAGCATCTGCCCGATCCGGTGGGGTTGCTGCGGCGGGTGGCCGAGCTGCTTGCTCCGGGCGGGGTGGTGCTGGTGCAGACCCCACGCTTTCCGGCCGGGGCCAGCCATGAGCGGCTTTTGGCCGAGGCCGATCCGTTTACGCGCATGTTGCTGCCGGCCGAACACCTCTATCTTTTCAGCCAGTCAGCGGCGCGGGCGCTTTTCACGGCCGCCGGGTTGCCGCATCTGCGCTTTGGCACGGCGCTTTTCCCTTACGACATGCTGTTTCTGGCCGGCAAGGAAGCCCTGGCCGACCACGACGACGCTGCTGTGGAAAAGGCGCTTTGCGCCCAGCCGGACGGCCGGCTGACCCTGTCCATGCTCGATCTGGCCCGCCGGGCCGAGGCGGCCGAGGCCGAGGCGGATCGGCTGTGCGGCGGCGAGGCTCCGGTGATCGGGGGCCTGGAAGGCGTGGTGCGCGAGATGGCCTCGGGCTGGGTGTCCGAGGGGCGGCTGCCCCAGTTCGTCAACAAGGCGCTCCTGCGAGTCGGTCGGGTGGCCTGGTTCTGGAACAAGGCCGTCAAATACGTGCTCAAGGAGCGCGGCCGCCGGGCCGTCCCGGCCGCCAAGGCCACGGACAAGGCGCTCGTGCTGGTCGATCTCACCCCGGTGCTGCCCGGGGGCGACAACGGCGGGGCCAAGCTCATGACTATCCTGCTGCTCCACGCCTTGTGCGACATGCGGCCGGACTGGCGCTTCGTGTGCCTGACCGCCGACGCCGCCCACGAGGAGCTCTCCCACCTCGACGCGCCAAACGTCGAGCGGGTCCGGGCCTCGACCCTGGGGCGGCTGCGCGGCTTGGCCCACTGGCGCGGCCAGCCCGTGGACCTGTATTTCTGCCCGTTTACCATGCCCTATTTCCACCATCCCGACGTGCCGGCCGTGTCGGTGGTCTATGATCTGCAGTACGCCGCCTATCCGCAGTTTTTCGCGCCCGATGACGAGGCCGGGCGGGAGCGCACATTCTTGACCGCCGCCCGGCTGGCCGAGCGGCTGGTGTGCATCTCGGAATTCACCCGCCAGTCCGTGCTGGCCCAGGGCAATGTGCCGCCCGGGCGCACGGCCACGGTGCATATCTCCCTGCCGCGCCGGCTGATGCGCGCCGCCCCCGAGGCCGTGGCGGCCGCCCGGGCGCGTCTGGAGCTGGGAGAAGCGCGCTATTTCCTTTATCCGGCCAATTACTGGCCGCATAAAAACCACCGCATGTTGCTGACCGCTTTCGGCATGTTGGCAGCCGGCCGGACCGACGACGTCCGGTTGGTATTGACCGGGGCGGACACCGGGCTTCGGGCCGAACTCGGTCAGGCGGCGGCGCGCCTGGGATTGGCCGAGCGGGTGACTTTTGCCGGCTACGTGTCCGATGAGGAGCTTTCGGCGCTTATGACCGGCGCGGCTGCTTTGGTTTTCCCCTCGCTCTTCGAGGGCTTCGGGATGCCGCTGGTCGAGGCCATGGCCGTGGGCACGCCGATTGTCTGTTCCGACGTGACCAGCCTGCCCGAGGTCGGCGGCGATGCGGCGCTCTATTTCGATCCCAAGCGGCCCGATACGATTGTCGCCGCCTTGAGCCGGCTCCTGGACGAACCCGGGCTGGTCGAAGGGCTTGTGGCCAAGGGTCGGGAGCGACTGGCCGCCTTCGGCGGCCCCGAGGACATGGCCCGAAAGTACCTGGCTGTTTTCGAGGACGTGCTGGCCCGGCCGGTGTCCCAGAGCACGGCCGTGCGCGGGCTGTGGGCCGACGGTTGGTGCGGGACGAGGCTTTTCGCGGCCTATGGCCCGGCGGCCCATCGCCAGTGGCTGCGGGCGACATTCGCCCTGCCGGCCGAGGCCCCGGCGGCCCGGGTGACGGTGACGGCCCTGGTGGCCGGCCGGGCGGTCGGCAAGGCGCAAACGCTCAAGCGCGGCGGCCGGGCGGCGTTTTCCCTCGACCTGCCGCCGGCCGGCGGCTGCGTGGAATTCCTGTTCGACGGCGCGCGCCGGGGCGACGGCCAGGGGCCGGGCGCGGACCGGCGACGGCTGTCGGCGCGCTGCGAAGAGCTGCGCCTAACCGACGGCGCGCGCGACGTGGATCTGCGTTACGCCGGAGGCGACCATGGGCAAGCTTAG
- a CDS encoding ABC transporter ATP-binding protein — translation MSSETPVIDVRNVSKMYELYARPQDRLRQMLVPGGKKLYREHWALRDVSFTVSPGESFGIIGKNGAGKSTLLQILAGVLEPTGGEAILPERTTALLELGSGFKPEFTGRQNVFVNAAVLGIPRAEALARMDDIAAFADIGPHFDQPVRTYSSGMFLRLAFAVTTSLTPDVLIIDEALAVGDVFFRQKCYKRLEGLLAQGTVVVLVSHAMNDVAQFCRRGLLLEHGRVGYLGDAAAAVKRYMVGGGDYVPTSLGDASRNLDLPPEGQDGDGWPAQDAFLDLSGAAVAENDWAGCTHVAVCDASGQPCRSFEQGETVSIFCRYAVRHDLEVAVAGVELINDKRVIVFGKNTLQFDCDHALATPNGTVLRARFDLKLDLAPGEYTFNLGFSALSVSDFERRASLSHEELEGRTTVISIVTRAGDFLVTFRSRDTTPVQLTHHGVANLPGQATLRLYGGESAP, via the coding sequence ATGTCGTCTGAGACCCCGGTCATCGACGTGCGAAACGTCTCCAAGATGTACGAGCTCTACGCCCGGCCCCAGGACCGGCTGCGCCAGATGCTCGTGCCCGGCGGCAAGAAGCTTTACCGCGAGCACTGGGCCCTTCGCGACGTGTCATTTACTGTCTCGCCCGGCGAATCCTTTGGCATCATCGGCAAGAACGGAGCCGGCAAATCGACCCTGCTGCAAATCCTGGCCGGCGTGCTGGAGCCGACCGGCGGCGAGGCCATCCTGCCCGAGCGCACCACGGCGCTTCTGGAACTCGGTTCCGGGTTTAAGCCGGAATTTACCGGCCGGCAAAACGTCTTTGTCAACGCCGCCGTGCTGGGCATCCCCCGGGCCGAGGCCCTGGCCCGCATGGACGACATCGCGGCCTTTGCCGACATCGGGCCGCACTTCGACCAGCCGGTGCGCACCTATTCCAGCGGCATGTTCTTGCGCCTGGCCTTTGCCGTGACCACGAGCCTCACCCCGGACGTCCTTATCATCGACGAGGCCTTGGCCGTGGGCGACGTCTTTTTCCGCCAGAAATGCTACAAGCGCCTGGAAGGACTCCTGGCTCAAGGCACGGTGGTGGTGCTCGTTTCCCACGCCATGAACGACGTGGCCCAGTTCTGCCGGCGGGGACTGCTCCTCGAACACGGCCGGGTGGGCTATCTCGGCGACGCGGCGGCGGCGGTCAAACGCTACATGGTCGGCGGCGGCGACTACGTGCCGACATCCCTTGGCGACGCGTCGCGAAATCTCGACCTGCCGCCCGAAGGCCAGGACGGCGACGGCTGGCCGGCCCAGGACGCCTTCCTTGATCTTTCCGGCGCGGCCGTGGCCGAAAACGACTGGGCCGGCTGCACCCACGTGGCCGTGTGCGACGCCTCGGGCCAACCCTGCCGCAGCTTCGAGCAGGGCGAGACGGTCTCGATTTTTTGCCGCTACGCCGTGCGCCACGACCTGGAAGTGGCCGTGGCCGGGGTGGAACTGATAAACGACAAGCGCGTGATCGTTTTCGGCAAAAACACCCTGCAATTCGACTGCGACCACGCCCTGGCCACGCCGAACGGCACGGTGTTGCGGGCGCGTTTTGATCTCAAGCTCGATCTGGCTCCGGGCGAATACACCTTCAATCTCGGCTTTTCGGCCCTGTCCGTGAGCGATTTCGAGCGCCGGGCCAGCCTGTCCCACGAAGAACTGGAGGGCCGGACCACGGTCATCTCCATCGTGACCCGGGCCGGGGATTTCCTGGTGACGTTTCGCAGCCGCGACACCACGCCCGTGCAGCTCACCCATCACGGCGTGGCCAATCTGCCCGGCCAGGCGACCCTGCGCCTGTATGGCGGCGAGTCCGCTCCGTAA